One genomic segment of Petrotoga sp. 9PWA.NaAc.5.4 includes these proteins:
- a CDS encoding (2Fe-2S)-binding protein: MKIKFTINGEERTCDVNSTTRLLDVIRDDLKLTGTKEGCGKGECGACTVIMNDKLVTSCLVLAYQAEGADIITIEGLVKDDEMHPVQVAFIETGAVQCGFCTPGFILATKKLLDENPNPTEEEIKRGLSGNICRCTGYKKIIDAVKLASRKFLETKRGEEVEAE, translated from the coding sequence TTGAAGATAAAATTCACAATAAATGGAGAAGAAAGAACGTGCGACGTTAATTCGACTACCCGACTTTTAGATGTGATTAGAGACGATTTAAAGTTAACAGGAACAAAAGAAGGTTGCGGAAAAGGAGAATGCGGGGCTTGTACAGTTATAATGAACGATAAATTAGTAACTTCTTGCTTAGTTTTAGCATATCAAGCAGAAGGAGCCGACATAATTACAATTGAAGGGTTAGTAAAAGATGATGAAATGCACCCTGTGCAGGTAGCTTTTATAGAAACAGGAGCAGTACAATGTGGGTTCTGCACGCCTGGTTTTATTTTAGCAACTAAAAAACTTTTGGATGAAAATCCAAATCCTACAGAAGAAGAAATAAAAAGGGGCTTATCTGGAAATATATGTAGGTGTACTGGTTATAAAAAAATTATCGATGCGGTCAAATTAGCTTCAAGGAAGTTTCTTGAAACGAAAAGAGGTGAAGAAGTTGAAGCCGAATAA
- a CDS encoding xanthine dehydrogenase family protein molybdopterin-binding subunit: MKPNKYIGENVFKVDAKDKVVGNAIYPDDIYFEDMLYVKIKRAPHPHAYIQKIDTNKAESLSGVVKIITAKDFPNLKKFGLIIKDQPVLVGIGEKTRFMGDAIAIVVAKSKEVATQAINLINVEIKELEVITDPFRAMQEGAPKIHEKGNILVTHYLDKGDIKKGFEESEVIIEREYKTQHVDQLPLQVESGVATYDEKTGVITIWAATQWLHDTQADIAQALNLPKEKIRIIQPIIGGAFGRKEDISVHIHLALAAISTKHPVKLTYTREESMIAQSKRHPLYIKAKTGATKNGILKAWQVEVVGDTGAYASSGPAVVHKGMYHCTGPYNVPNVKGVSYAVYTNNTYAGAMRGFGTTQMAFAYESQMNILAEKLKMSPIELRLKNAYTVGSTTPNGQKLTQSVNVIKTIEEAVKLAIGKEGVNYEEKR; the protein is encoded by the coding sequence TTGAAGCCGAATAAATATATTGGAGAAAATGTGTTTAAAGTAGATGCTAAGGATAAAGTAGTAGGAAACGCTATTTATCCTGATGATATATATTTTGAAGATATGTTGTATGTGAAGATAAAAAGAGCTCCTCATCCGCATGCTTACATACAAAAAATAGATACAAATAAGGCTGAATCTTTATCGGGTGTGGTTAAAATAATCACTGCAAAAGATTTTCCAAACTTGAAAAAATTTGGATTGATAATAAAAGATCAACCAGTTTTGGTTGGTATAGGTGAAAAAACAAGGTTTATGGGAGATGCGATTGCAATTGTTGTAGCTAAAAGCAAAGAAGTAGCGACTCAAGCTATTAATTTAATAAACGTTGAAATTAAAGAGTTAGAAGTGATTACAGATCCTTTTAGGGCCATGCAAGAAGGTGCTCCCAAGATTCATGAAAAAGGAAATATACTAGTTACTCATTATTTAGACAAGGGAGATATTAAAAAAGGATTTGAAGAATCAGAAGTAATAATTGAAAGAGAATATAAGACACAACATGTTGATCAATTACCTTTACAAGTAGAATCAGGTGTTGCAACATATGACGAAAAAACCGGAGTAATTACTATATGGGCTGCAACACAGTGGTTACATGATACACAAGCTGATATAGCACAAGCTTTAAATCTACCGAAGGAGAAAATAAGAATAATTCAACCTATTATAGGAGGTGCTTTTGGTAGAAAAGAAGATATTTCTGTTCATATTCATTTGGCTTTAGCAGCAATCTCTACAAAGCATCCTGTAAAATTGACTTATACACGAGAAGAATCCATGATTGCTCAATCGAAAAGACATCCTTTGTATATAAAGGCCAAGACAGGAGCTACTAAAAACGGTATTCTTAAGGCGTGGCAAGTTGAAGTCGTTGGGGACACAGGAGCATATGCTTCAAGTGGTCCCGCAGTTGTTCATAAAGGAATGTATCATTGTACAGGCCCATATAATGTACCCAATGTAAAAGGGGTATCTTATGCGGTTTATACGAACAATACATATGCGGGAGCTATGAGGGGATTTGGAACAACACAAATGGCATTTGCATATGAGTCTCAAATGAATATTTTGGCAGAAAAATTGAAGATGAGTCCTATTGAATTGAGATTGAAAAATGCTTATACAGTTGGTTCTACAACACCCAATGGTCAAAAGCTTACGCAGAGTGTAAACGTTATTAAAACAATTGAAGAAGCGGTAAAGCTTGCGATAGGAAAAGAAGGTGTTAACTATGAAGAAAAAAGGTAG
- the ssnA gene encoding putative aminohydrolase SsnA — protein MLIIGNAKILSFDEDMNIFNEAAVVIEGKTIKEIGKTEKMREKYPQASFKDAKNKVVMPGLINTHTHLYSTFARGMDLKTNQPPRNFLEILEKLWWRLDETLNEEDIYYSAIYALIECIKNGVTTIFDHHASFNFIEGSLDIITDAVIESGIRANLSFEVSDRHGRKKGEAALKENERFIEKLKNSNLEKIKGLIGLHASFTLEDETLKKAADLADHLNVPLHVHVAEGIEDWQDSVQRGYIGVIDRLKKFNILRPHTLAVHGVHIQSEEIPLLKESEAYLIHNPESNMNNAVGTAPLKQLFESGILVGLGTDGYTHDMFESLKVANLLQKHELKDPQAGGNEVYRMVFVNNKKIASELLGINVGMLKEGFPADLIIVDYFPPTPIEKDNIYSHILFGMNGGMVSTVMVDGKILMDNKEVTILDYERIKRRTIQQARNFWERF, from the coding sequence ATGCTCATAATAGGGAATGCTAAAATTTTAAGTTTTGATGAAGACATGAATATCTTTAATGAAGCGGCAGTTGTTATAGAAGGTAAAACAATAAAAGAAATAGGAAAAACTGAAAAAATGAGAGAAAAATATCCGCAAGCTTCTTTTAAAGATGCGAAAAATAAAGTTGTAATGCCAGGATTAATAAATACGCATACACATTTATATAGTACTTTTGCTAGAGGAATGGATTTGAAAACTAATCAACCTCCAAGAAATTTTTTAGAAATCTTGGAAAAGTTATGGTGGAGACTCGATGAAACTTTAAATGAAGAAGATATCTACTATAGTGCTATATATGCTCTAATTGAATGTATAAAGAATGGAGTTACAACGATTTTTGATCACCATGCAAGTTTTAACTTCATAGAAGGAAGTTTGGATATAATAACTGATGCTGTTATTGAAAGCGGCATAAGAGCTAATTTATCTTTTGAAGTTTCTGACAGACATGGTAGAAAAAAAGGTGAAGCAGCTTTAAAAGAAAATGAAAGGTTTATAGAAAAATTAAAAAATTCCAATTTAGAAAAAATAAAAGGGTTAATTGGACTCCATGCGTCTTTTACGCTCGAAGACGAAACCTTAAAAAAAGCTGCTGATTTAGCAGATCACCTAAATGTTCCTTTACATGTACATGTAGCAGAAGGAATAGAAGATTGGCAGGATAGTGTGCAAAGAGGATACATAGGTGTAATTGATAGATTAAAGAAGTTTAATATTTTGAGACCTCATACGTTGGCAGTTCATGGAGTACACATACAAAGTGAAGAAATTCCTTTATTAAAAGAGAGTGAAGCATATTTGATACACAATCCTGAATCAAATATGAATAACGCTGTGGGAACAGCACCATTAAAACAATTGTTTGAATCTGGTATATTAGTTGGTTTAGGAACAGATGGATATACTCATGACATGTTTGAAAGTTTAAAAGTGGCTAATTTGCTACAAAAACACGAATTGAAGGATCCTCAAGCTGGAGGAAATGAAGTCTACAGAATGGTTTTTGTAAATAATAAAAAAATTGCCTCAGAACTTTTGGGTATAAATGTTGGAATGTTGAAAGAAGGATTTCCAGCGGACTTAATAATTGTAGATTATTTTCCTCCTACACCTATAGAAAAGGACAACATTTACTCACATATTCTTTTTGGTATGAATGGGGGAATGGTTTCGACGGTCATGGTCGATGGGAAGATTCTTATGGATAACAAGGAGGTGACAATTTTAGACTATGAAAGAATTAAACGCAGAACCATACAACAAGCAAGAAATTTCTGGGAAAGATTCTGA
- a CDS encoding nucleoside-triphosphatase, translated as MYKKNIFLTGKPGVGKSKIINKLVSELNLKIGGFEVIRDGDKNAWTSFYLVEVSQINKSFNSLKSEINRFAFRKDINSKWEINIEVFNKLGVNFLSNLEDRDIVIMDELGRFELKAYDFQKKIEEVLSDDKVVLGVIKDESNEFLDRIRNRKDVEILRVTQENREVIYQKTKTLLISFIFKG; from the coding sequence ATGTATAAAAAGAATATTTTTTTAACAGGTAAACCAGGTGTTGGAAAATCCAAAATTATTAACAAGTTAGTCTCAGAATTAAACCTTAAAATAGGTGGTTTTGAGGTAATTAGAGATGGGGATAAAAATGCTTGGACTTCTTTTTATCTTGTGGAAGTAAGTCAAATAAATAAAAGTTTTAATTCGTTAAAATCAGAAATTAATAGGTTTGCTTTTAGGAAAGATATTAATTCAAAATGGGAAATAAATATTGAAGTATTTAATAAATTAGGAGTTAATTTTCTTTCTAATTTAGAAGACAGAGATATTGTCATAATGGATGAATTGGGAAGATTTGAACTGAAAGCTTATGATTTTCAAAAAAAGATTGAAGAAGTTTTATCAGATGACAAAGTTGTATTAGGGGTTATAAAAGACGAATCAAACGAGTTTTTAGATCGGATAAGAAATAGAAAAGATGTTGAAATACTAAGGGTTACACAAGAAAATAGAGAGGTAATTTATCAAAAAACGAAAACGTTATTAATATCGTTTATTTTTAAGGGGTGA
- a CDS encoding xanthine dehydrogenase family protein subunit M has protein sequence MKELNAEPYNKQEISGKDSDFKDYFAPMSLKEAVELLERYAPAVKVIAGGTDVLVDYFGRMYKIERWLDLKNIEELKKIEIRDQKVEIGALVTHDELEKSEIIQRYFPVLRQAAWDIGSPQIRNMGTIGGNIVTSSPAGDLLAPLMAYDAYFVLTSTDGDRRVRAKEFFVGPKKNVLRKDELVTKIVIPILSKNTYGKWIKVGKRKALIISSITLALVISLNDKGLIEKAKCCLGSVAPTPFEVEEFNSLMVGKKMEELNYEELANVVSKSISPIDDIRGTKEYRKDVAKNLTISSLKEIERMVRVD, from the coding sequence ATGAAAGAATTAAACGCAGAACCATACAACAAGCAAGAAATTTCTGGGAAAGATTCTGATTTTAAAGATTATTTTGCACCCATGTCTTTAAAAGAAGCTGTTGAATTATTAGAACGTTATGCTCCTGCTGTTAAAGTAATTGCAGGTGGAACAGATGTTTTAGTAGATTATTTCGGTCGTATGTATAAAATTGAGAGATGGTTAGATCTAAAAAATATTGAAGAATTGAAAAAGATTGAGATAAGAGATCAAAAAGTAGAAATTGGGGCACTTGTTACACATGATGAACTCGAAAAATCTGAGATTATTCAAAGATATTTTCCTGTTCTTAGACAAGCAGCATGGGATATAGGATCCCCACAAATAAGAAACATGGGAACTATTGGTGGAAACATAGTTACTTCTTCGCCGGCCGGAGATTTATTAGCTCCATTAATGGCATATGACGCGTATTTTGTATTAACTTCGACTGACGGAGATAGGAGAGTTAGAGCAAAAGAGTTTTTTGTTGGACCCAAAAAGAATGTTTTGAGAAAAGACGAATTGGTTACAAAAATTGTTATCCCTATTCTTTCAAAGAATACATATGGTAAATGGATTAAAGTTGGTAAAAGAAAAGCTCTAATTATTTCGAGTATAACTCTTGCTTTAGTGATTTCTTTAAATGACAAAGGATTGATAGAAAAAGCAAAATGTTGTCTTGGTTCGGTTGCGCCTACTCCTTTTGAAGTAGAAGAGTTTAACAGTTTAATGGTAGGAAAGAAAATGGAAGAATTGAACTATGAAGAATTGGCCAATGTTGTTTCAAAAAGTATCTCTCCGATAGATGATATAAGAGGTACAAAGGAATATCGGAAAGATGTTGCTAAAAATCTTACTATTAGTTCATTAAAGGAAATAGAAAGGATGGTGAGGGTAGATTGA
- a CDS encoding xanthine dehydrogenase family protein molybdopterin-binding subunit, with amino-acid sequence MKKKGRGMATIMFGYGYGEGFPDYSHATIELKEDKTVLVRTAAADVGQGVLTVLSQITAQILSVPISTVKIIQGDTHETKNSGSTSATRQTTFTGNAVKQACEDLLGKIYYYASLEFGSNYPELTVKDGKVFLNDNPERSLTFWDLKTIVEKKGEKLYGEGTYFPITYPPDAENGQAEKVYVAYTFMTQIIDVEVDTDTGIVEVKDVYTALDCGKAINPVNVEGQIEGGTVQGIGMALMEEQVIKNGITLNPNMTGYLVPTSMDIPNFHSILVENEDAIGPFGAKGVGEPTIIAASPAVADAIYNAIGVRFYELPITPEKILKALKEKGRVDV; translated from the coding sequence ATGAAGAAAAAAGGTAGAGGCATGGCTACAATAATGTTTGGTTATGGATATGGAGAGGGATTTCCGGATTATTCGCACGCAACAATTGAATTGAAAGAAGATAAAACAGTTTTAGTACGAACTGCAGCTGCAGATGTAGGACAAGGAGTCTTGACTGTTTTAAGTCAAATAACTGCTCAAATACTTTCTGTTCCTATAAGCACAGTGAAAATAATTCAAGGAGATACTCATGAGACAAAAAACTCTGGCTCAACATCAGCAACTCGTCAAACTACTTTTACGGGTAATGCGGTCAAGCAAGCTTGTGAAGATTTATTAGGAAAAATTTATTATTATGCAAGTTTAGAATTTGGAAGTAATTATCCCGAGTTAACTGTTAAAGATGGTAAAGTTTTTCTCAATGATAATCCAGAAAGATCGTTAACTTTTTGGGATTTAAAAACTATCGTTGAAAAAAAAGGAGAAAAGTTATACGGAGAAGGAACATATTTTCCAATAACTTATCCTCCTGATGCTGAAAATGGTCAAGCAGAAAAAGTTTATGTGGCTTATACTTTTATGACTCAGATTATAGATGTTGAAGTAGATACTGATACGGGAATCGTTGAGGTAAAAGATGTTTATACAGCATTAGATTGTGGTAAAGCTATAAATCCTGTTAATGTAGAAGGCCAAATTGAAGGAGGAACTGTTCAGGGAATAGGTATGGCATTGATGGAAGAACAAGTTATTAAAAATGGAATTACTTTAAATCCTAATATGACGGGATATTTGGTCCCAACTTCCATGGACATTCCAAATTTTCATTCGATATTGGTAGAGAACGAAGACGCTATAGGTCCGTTTGGAGCAAAAGGTGTGGGAGAGCCTACAATTATTGCCGCTTCTCCCGCTGTTGCTGATGCAATATATAATGCGATAGGAGTACGATTTTACGAACTTCCAATTACTCCAGAAAAGATATTAAAGGCCTTGAAAGAAAAAGGGCGTGTAGATGTATAA
- the ade gene encoding adenine deaminase, with product MSNKNILPVALGKEKADLVFKNGKIMDVFNEEIILKDLAVSKGVIVGFGNYSGKKEIDLKGQYISPAFIDAHLHLESAMVSIEEFAKVVIPLGTLTIVADPHEIANVAGETGIEYFLKLGNKLPWNFNLMVPSCVPVTPFDAGGAILDAEKIKQLITENTFFGLGEVMDYKGVISGRKYIWDKLEVMKDYFIDGHAPNLTGEALNAYLLAGIKADHETTTSHEALEKVSKGMFVMVREGSVTRDLESLLPAINDKNASYFLFATDDRHPEDLINEGHINFIVKKAIKLGMNPIKAIKLATINAARALGLNKLGALAPGYKADLLVIDDLKDLNIKQVYKDGKLVAKNGQFLFETQLDSLEKPEKIFHSVNIVQLKEEVFKIPKGKKFRIMTLQKDKIVTKMEVFTLPDDFEESEFTRYNINKIAVVERFKRSNNIGLGLIKGFGLKSGAIASSIAHDSHNIIVLGTNSIDMKIAVEKIEALQGGIVVTNNGKVIDFIALPVAGLISTEPISIVSEKLRNLKSIVNSLGVELASPFMTLAFMGLPVIPEIKITCRGLYDVDNNCFVSLVLE from the coding sequence ATGTCTAATAAGAATATATTGCCAGTTGCCTTAGGAAAAGAAAAAGCAGATTTGGTTTTTAAAAATGGTAAAATAATGGATGTGTTCAATGAAGAAATTATATTAAAAGACTTAGCGGTTTCTAAAGGTGTAATTGTAGGTTTTGGTAATTACTCGGGCAAAAAAGAAATAGATCTTAAAGGGCAATATATATCTCCAGCTTTTATAGATGCGCACCTTCATTTAGAAAGCGCTATGGTTAGCATAGAAGAATTTGCTAAGGTTGTTATTCCTCTTGGAACTTTAACAATAGTTGCAGATCCTCATGAAATTGCAAATGTAGCAGGAGAAACAGGTATAGAATATTTTTTGAAATTAGGGAATAAATTACCGTGGAATTTTAACTTAATGGTTCCTTCCTGTGTACCCGTAACACCTTTTGATGCAGGTGGAGCTATATTGGATGCCGAAAAAATTAAACAATTGATTACTGAAAATACTTTTTTTGGCCTTGGAGAAGTCATGGATTACAAAGGTGTAATCAGTGGTCGTAAATATATTTGGGATAAATTAGAGGTTATGAAAGATTATTTTATCGATGGACATGCACCGAACTTGACAGGGGAAGCTTTGAATGCTTATCTATTAGCTGGGATAAAAGCCGACCACGAAACAACAACGTCTCATGAAGCTTTGGAAAAGGTATCAAAGGGAATGTTTGTAATGGTTAGGGAAGGTTCAGTTACACGAGACCTTGAAAGTTTACTGCCAGCTATTAACGATAAAAATGCGTCATATTTTCTTTTTGCTACAGATGATAGACATCCAGAAGACTTAATAAATGAAGGCCATATTAATTTTATAGTTAAGAAAGCAATAAAATTGGGGATGAATCCGATTAAAGCAATTAAACTTGCTACGATAAATGCTGCAAGAGCTTTAGGATTGAATAAACTTGGGGCTTTAGCTCCGGGCTATAAAGCCGATTTGCTTGTAATAGATGATTTAAAAGATTTGAATATTAAACAAGTTTATAAAGATGGAAAGTTAGTTGCAAAAAATGGACAATTTTTATTTGAAACACAATTAGATAGCTTAGAAAAGCCAGAAAAGATATTTCATTCTGTAAATATTGTACAATTAAAAGAAGAAGTGTTTAAAATTCCAAAGGGTAAAAAGTTTAGAATTATGACCTTACAGAAAGATAAAATCGTTACAAAAATGGAAGTATTTACATTGCCAGATGATTTTGAAGAAAGTGAGTTCACAAGATATAATATAAATAAAATAGCTGTGGTTGAAAGATTCAAAAGATCAAACAACATCGGGTTGGGTTTAATTAAAGGTTTTGGATTAAAGTCTGGGGCAATTGCAAGTTCCATAGCTCACGATTCTCATAATATAATCGTCTTAGGAACTAATTCTATTGATATGAAAATAGCTGTAGAAAAGATAGAAGCACTTCAAGGTGGAATAGTTGTTACTAATAATGGAAAAGTCATAGATTTTATTGCTTTGCCTGTAGCTGGATTAATATCTACAGAACCAATTTCGATTGTTTCTGAAAAACTTCGAAATCTAAAAAGTATAGTTAATAGCTTAGGAGTAGAATTAGCCAGTCCTTTTATGACCTTAGCTTTTATGGGGTTACCGGTTATTCCAGAAATAAAGATTACATGTAGAGGATTATATGATGTTGATAATAACTGTTTTGTTTCATTGGTTTTGGAATAA
- a CDS encoding 4Fe-4S dicluster domain-containing protein, protein MADISVNLFSMLLKNPVMPAAGPPVKDGESAHKAKEGGAGAIVTKTVSVTAAKVPKPNMAQVKSGFMNAELWSELSLEQWINQEYPKVVETGLPIIIGVGYTADQIKEIIPKVEKFANAFELSTHYLGNDPTPMIESIKAAKGSTNLPVMVKLSPQVDIPTFSKEAEKAGVDGIVLINSFGPTLDINLDTGKPLLGSENGYGWLSGQAIFPLALRSVFEAVRSVNIPVIGVGGITTGKEAIKMIMAGAQAVQVCTAAILNGSKIYEKIANEIEKYLNDHGYNSLNDIRGIAQKSSKKEPNFDIIIPNIKDENCTECGLCIRSCMYDAIHLEKNVHSVRIYDQKCSGCGLCVTRCNFNALTL, encoded by the coding sequence ATGGCTGATATTTCAGTAAATTTGTTCTCAATGTTACTCAAAAATCCTGTTATGCCAGCAGCTGGTCCTCCGGTAAAGGATGGAGAATCTGCACATAAAGCTAAAGAAGGTGGAGCTGGAGCTATTGTTACAAAAACAGTTTCTGTAACTGCGGCAAAGGTACCAAAACCTAACATGGCTCAAGTTAAAAGTGGTTTTATGAACGCAGAGTTGTGGTCTGAATTATCTCTTGAACAATGGATAAACCAAGAGTATCCAAAAGTCGTTGAAACAGGGTTACCAATAATAATTGGGGTGGGATATACAGCAGATCAAATTAAAGAAATTATTCCAAAGGTAGAGAAATTTGCTAATGCTTTCGAACTATCGACTCATTATCTTGGAAACGATCCAACTCCAATGATTGAAAGTATAAAGGCAGCTAAAGGATCAACTAACCTTCCAGTTATGGTGAAATTGAGCCCTCAGGTAGACATACCAACATTTTCTAAAGAAGCTGAAAAGGCAGGTGTCGATGGTATAGTATTAATAAATTCATTTGGACCTACGTTGGATATTAATTTAGACACTGGTAAACCTTTGCTTGGCAGTGAAAATGGGTATGGTTGGCTTTCAGGACAAGCTATCTTTCCTTTAGCTTTGAGATCAGTTTTTGAAGCAGTAAGATCTGTTAATATTCCCGTAATAGGTGTTGGAGGTATAACAACTGGTAAAGAAGCAATTAAAATGATTATGGCAGGCGCTCAAGCTGTCCAAGTTTGTACCGCTGCTATATTAAACGGGTCAAAAATTTATGAAAAGATTGCTAATGAAATCGAAAAATATTTGAATGATCATGGATACAACTCTTTAAACGATATAAGAGGAATCGCTCAAAAAAGTAGCAAAAAGGAACCGAATTTTGATATTATAATTCCTAATATTAAGGATGAAAACTGTACTGAGTGTGGGTTGTGTATAAGAAGTTGCATGTATGATGCCATTCATTTAGAGAAAAATGTCCATAGTGTGAGAATTTATGATCAGAAGTGTTCCGGTTGTGGTCTTTGTGTGACAAGATGTAACTTCAATGCGCTTACTCTGTGA